GCTGCTGAACGCTCAGGTAGAAAGCGTAGTGACATCAAGTTATTAGCTGTCACAAAAACGCATGGTCTGGATGTGATCAAAGCTGCTCTATCAGCTGGTATTGAATATATTGGTGAAAACAAAGTTCAGGAAGCAGAAACCAAAATACCACTTCTGAAAGGGCTATATGAAGAATTTCATTATATCGGGCATTTGCAGTCAAATAAGATAAATAAACTTCTGAGTCTGAATCCCGCCTTGATCCACTCCGTTGATAACCTGCATCTGGCAGAGAAATTGAATACTCGTCTGGCTGCTATAAATAGAATTCAGGATATCTTATTACAGGTGAACACTTCTGGCGAAGAAAGCAAATTTGGTGTGACTCCCGAAGCAGCAGCAGAATTAGCAGGAAAGATCCTGGAATATGATAATTTGAATTTAATTGGACTGATGACAATCGGGAGATTTACTGAAGATGAGATGGAATTGCGAGCCAGTTTCAGCTTATTAAGAAGTTTGAAGGAACAGCTTAGTAAAGAATACTCTGAGCTTGAGCTTAAATGGCTTTCAATGGGAATGAGCAATGATTTTGAGATTGCTGTTGATGAGGGAGCAAATCTGCTGCGTCTGGGCACTGTGCTTTTTGGAGCCAGAGCCTGTAGCATAAGGAATTAATATGTCAGATACATTAACCTATATTTTACTTATGATCCTGTCTTA
The Candidatus Stygibacter australis DNA segment above includes these coding regions:
- a CDS encoding YggS family pyridoxal phosphate-dependent enzyme, which gives rise to MDIRLRIEEVEQRIVKAAERSGRKRSDIKLLAVTKTHGLDVIKAALSAGIEYIGENKVQEAETKIPLLKGLYEEFHYIGHLQSNKINKLLSLNPALIHSVDNLHLAEKLNTRLAAINRIQDILLQVNTSGEESKFGVTPEAAAELAGKILEYDNLNLIGLMTIGRFTEDEMELRASFSLLRSLKEQLSKEYSELELKWLSMGMSNDFEIAVDEGANLLRLGTVLFGARACSIRN